A window from Musa acuminata AAA Group cultivar baxijiao chromosome BXJ3-10, Cavendish_Baxijiao_AAA, whole genome shotgun sequence encodes these proteins:
- the LOC135650660 gene encoding probable uridine nucleosidase 2 — translation MERKKIIIDTDPGIDDAMAIFVALNSPEIEVIGLTTIYGNVYTTLATRNALHLLEVAERSDIPVAEGSHVTITKGTKLRIADFVHGSDGLGNQNFPPPKGKAIDESAATFLVEKASQFPGEVTVVALGPLTNIALAIENDPEFPKKIGQIVILGGAFFVNGNVNPAAEANIFGDPDAADIVFTCGADILAVGINVTHQVVLTDADCEKLAKSESKLAQYLCKILGIYFSYHREAYATKGVYLHDPTALLAAVDPSLLTYTEGVVRVQTCGITRGMTIFDNTKKRYGENTEWSNKPTVRVAVTVDAPTVVKIMMERLMNS, via the exons ATGGAGAGGAAGAAGATCATCATCGACACCGACCCCGGAATCG ATGATGCGATGGCGATATTTGTGGCGCTCAATTCACCGGAGATAGAGGTGATCGGACTGACGACGATATACGGGAATGTGTACACGACCCTCGCCACGAGAAACGCGTTGCATTTG CTAGAAGTTGCAGAGAGGAGTGATATTCCAGTTGCTGAGGGATCTCATGTAACAATCACG AAAGGTACAAAGCTCCGGATTGCAGATTTTGTTCATGGTTCGGATGGGCTGGGAAACCAGAACTTCCCACCACCAAAGGGGAAGGCCATTGATGAATCAGCTGCAACATTTCTCGTAGAAAAAGCTAGCCAGTTCCCTGGAGAAGTTACAGTGGTAGCTCTAGGTCCGCTTACCAATATTGCTCTG GCCATTGAAAATGATCCTGAATTTCCAAAGAAGATAGGGCAAATTGTTATCCTTGGAGGTGCCTTTTTTGTGAATGGCAATGTTAATCCAGCAGCTGAGGCTAAT ATATTTGGTGATCCTGATGCTGCCGATATTGTCTTCACTTGTGGGGCTGATATTTTGGCTGTGGGAATAAATGTTACACATCAAGTTGTTCTTACAG ATGCTGATTGTGAAAAGCTTGCAAAATCCGAAAGCAAGCTTGCTCAATATCTGTGCAAGATTTTGGGAATCTATTTTTCGTATCACCGTGAAGCCTATGCGACAAAAG GTGTTTACCTTCATGACCCAACAGCTCTTCTTGCCGCGGTCGATCCTTCATTGCTGACTTATACCGAGGGGGTGGTTCGGGTTCAAACATGTGGTATAACGAGAGGCATGACGATATTTGATAATACCAAGAAAAG GTATGGAGAAAACACGGAATGGTCGAACAAGCCCACAGTCAGGGTTGCTGTAACTGTGGATGCTCCAACCGTGGTCAAGATTATGATGGAGAGGCTGATGAATTCTTAG
- the LOC135651434 gene encoding uncharacterized protein LOC135651434 yields the protein MGRGAMNALPKLEKRASKESSAKKRESKKKPSPRNPLKELNNSSIPPLGSAEPPKRGCVRFLLADSSAKESLARSQSVPRTPRSAPPNHKNVASKPKNSTNGARYRISQKNSSKSNLELPKELESRKASKSRPPDLFPRWNKRKPSSNGENPHPRLNLERGSEGKVGSCLASTPERTLLGSDSAKEGERKLISTPTSATTPPVQASISPEFTVEASAVAATPVCFAAGHVIARVHDRRKCRPRGILTIGRDELEIEKIHGGCPYPTLVSVTPPPLARASVHWLSSPSEIVSSGLGSSFDSSSKVLAAHGPAEASVEWLLPPCEDGDNMPKDEFLMGYWRSSPDDSSRKKSPELRGLLGLDSPALETTPSSGIGIQQTPPTGGSDGPFSMILERIAKISKSKLVRPQQEMGGSCHGSGDSSNEVHFICTPSSFSSSTKQKNLADSKMDAMAEALETISLSPRSLNNDTSCQAPLPGLSFQFECLENPSSSVDLDRFQNLSCDRISTLKDDACAKEEILPSSQASISWREGTVSRIFELGELDHCQWLSEDEDSFIHHEEDRVRSVPDLELDPKNIGSTLKKQNEHIAPSGFGSVEFVFEAEKSEAKVLHPQGPTSCAESISIEGLVVDSSGDSDWAFFYKKPLI from the coding sequence ATGGGGCGAGGAGCCATGAATGCACTTCCCAAGCTGGAGAAGAGGGCCTCCAAAGAGTCTTCGGCTAAGAAACGGGAGTCCAAGAAGAAGCCGAGCCCCAGAAATCCATTGAAGGAGCTCAACAACAGCTCCATTCCCCCTCTTGGCTCCGCTGAGCCACCCAAACGGGGATGTGTCAGATTCTTGCTCGCCGATTCATCTGCCAAAGAGTCGCTCGCCCGATCCCAATCAGTGCCAAGAACTCCCAGATCCGCGCCTCCGAATCATAAAAATGTGGCCTCCAAACCCAAGAACTCCACGAACGGTGCCAGGTACCGAATCTCCCAAAAGAactcatcaaaatccaatcttGAACTCCCCAAGGAGCTCGAATCGAGGAAAGCCTCGAAATCCAGACCCCCGGATCTCTTCCCGCGATGGAACAAAAGGAAACCCAGCTCCAATGGCGAGAATCCTCATCCAAGATTAAATCTTGAACGGGGTTCTGAGGGAAAAGTTGGTTCTTGTTTGGCTTCCACGCCTGAGAGAACTCTTCTAGGTTCCGATTCGGCGAAGGAAGGAGAACGGAAGCTGATAAGTACACCGACTTCGGCCACCACTCCTCCCGTTCAAGCATCCATTTCGCCGGAGTTCACCGTGGAGGCCTCTGCGGTGGCTGCCACGCCTGTATGTTTTGCCGCAGGCCATGTGATCGCCAGAGTGCACGACCGGCGGAAATGCAGGCCCAGAGGCATACTTACCATCGGCAGAGATGAACTGGAGATCGAAAAGATTCACGGTGGGTGTCCCTATCCGACTCTGGTTTCCGTGACGCCTCCTCCTCTCGCCCGGGCGTCCGTTCATTGGCTGTCTTCACCTTCGGAGATTGTCAGTTCGGGTCTCGGTAGCAGCTTCGATTCTAGCTCTAAAGTTCTTGCCGCACATGGTCCTGCTGAAGCTTCTGTGGAGTGGCTTCTTCCCCCTTGTGAGGATGGAGATAATATGCCCAAAGATGAGTTCTTGATGGGATATTGGAGATCTTCTCCGGATGATTCTAGCAGGAAGAAGTCGCCTGAGCTTAGGGGCTTGTTGGGCCTCGATTCTCCAGCTTTAGAAACAACACCATCATCAGGTATTGGCATTCAGCAAACTCCTCCTACTGGTGGTAGTGATGGTCCTTTCTCAATGATCCTAGAAAGGATTGCAAAGATATCCAAAAGCAAACTTGTGAGGCCTCAACAAGAGATGGGAGGATCCTGCCATGGTTCTGGGGACTCCTCTAATGAAGTCCATTTTATTTGCACACCATCATCTTTTTCGAGTTCAACGAAGCAGAAGAATTTGGCTGATTCTAAGATGGATGCAATGGCAGAGGCTCTCGAAACAATTAGCCTGTCACCAAGGTCACTAAACAATGATACAAGTTGTCAAGCACCATTGCCTGGGCTCAGTTTCCAGTTTGAATGCCTGGAAAACCCGTCAAGTTCTGTAGATTTAGATCGTTTTCAGAATCTCTCATGTGATAGGATCTCTACATTGAAGGATGATGCTTGtgctaaagaagagattttgcCAAGTTCTCAGGCAAGCATATCATGGAGAGAAGGAACGGTCAGTAGGATATTTGAGTTGGGGGAGTTGGATCACTGTCAGTGGCTTTCGGAAGATGAGGATAGCTTCATTCACCATGAAGAAGATAGAGTAAGATCCGTTCCTGATCTTGAGCTTGACCCGAAAAATATCGGCTCCACTCTAAAGAAACAGAATGAACATATTGCACCATCCGGTTTTGGATCTGTCGAGTTTGTGTTTGAAGctgaaaagagtgaagcaaaagttCTTCATCCACAAGGACCCACCTCATGTGCAGAATCCATTAGCATAGAGGGGCTTGTGGTGGACTCATCTGGTGATTCTGACTgggcatttttctacaaaaaaccaCTTATTTGA